The Dromaius novaehollandiae isolate bDroNov1 chromosome 9, bDroNov1.hap1, whole genome shotgun sequence nucleotide sequence GGTGTTAAGCCTTTTCATATGcgaatttgcttttttaatgtaaCCCTGACACTTGAATGTTCAAAATGGCTGcttcagcaagaaaagaaaggaaggtgcTTACCATGGTAGAGGGCTGCTCGAGGGATGAAACATGCCTGGTTTCTTGCTGAAGGGTGAGGAAGTTGCAAGTTTACTTCCCAGTTATTTCAGAAAGACAgtgaaatggggagaaaaaaccCCCCGGAAGACTCTGGAATTTGAATTGGCGTTTGTCACACAGTGTTGCTAAAATTGCAGTGAAGAAATGGGTATTGCCAGTTCTGTTATGGAAAAGGGACTATTTCTGTGCTGCACGCATTTTGTGATGGATGGGGACAGAATAATAgatttcagcttcatttttctgaaaCGAAAATGAAGCCATTGCCTATGTAATTTtggatatatatatttagatCAAGTGTGCTGTCTCTGAAAAAATCCAGaatcagaaggggaaaaaaaagtgatgcacATATGCTTGATGCCTGCATTGAAGGAAATAGTGGTCAGGAATAActtcaaaaaacccccaaacaagcGTATTGCCCCGAAGACTAAATGTCTCCTTGGCGTAATGGAGATGAGATAAATTTGCTGAACTGATGTGCTGTGCCGTTGCAGAATTGCTAGATGTGTGCCATGAGGGGGGAAAAGGGACATCATTTCAGATCGGGGATGAGCGAACCCAGGGAAAAGACCCCCTTTGATAGATGCTCCTGCCTATACTGAACTTAGATGTACGGTTCGGCTGTGCCCCTTAGGGCAGCTGGGAGTCACCATGGAAGTTCACCTGACGGTCTGGGCTGCTGCTTAAATGGATGGTCCCagctttcagactttttttcccctcctctttctttccttgtgcTAGAGCATATATTCACATGACTACATGATGTGCCAGATCAAAGGGCTTATCCACCTGAAAATTACCTGGCAAAATAAAATACTAGTCTTTACCCCCTTTACTTTTCTGAGCCAGCCTCATGACAAGGCCCTTGGAATGCAGGTGGCTGCAAGCCAAGAGGGGCAGGATGAACGGGCAGCGGGGGAAAGCTGTAGCAGCCTGAACATTGCTGAGCTTATGGTAATTGTGGAGTCGCATGCTTATTGCTGTTAAATACCCTGAAAAGAATGTCATTGTTGCCGTTCAGTAATTTTCAAAGtgaatgttgttgttgttgttgttttaaagtacGTGAATAGTaaaaaatagtcattttttgCTGTATTGTATTTTAccatatttgtttttcaaattacaTAGCTGTTTTCTAACTGAGAAGgcaatatgcaaaaaaaatctctttatagAATGGAAGTGTTGCTTGTCAGCTTCCATGTTTCTTCAGAAAGTATGTGTTTACATCAAAAACAAACTTTCAGTACCAGAGGTTCAATTTCCAGAAACACACGCAGATACACAGAaggcttaaaaacaaacagaaaccccCAAATCAGTTACAAAGTACAGTAGATGGATGTACTTAAAAATACACGTATAATGCTATTCGTAGCTACTCAAGATTCTTTCAGAATTCCTCCTCATATGACTAAATTACCTTCTGACTTTGGTACATATGGTGTGGTATTTCAGATTATTCTAATTCCAACCAGCTAAATACATGGTCTATTTTAATAACAAGCTTAAATTCATGTGCTTATCTTGAATTTTGAAATAACTACATTTTTGTAGCATTATAGAACAAGTTAGCCTTTATGGAGGAATGTCCTTGGGATTTTCATGATTCGCATTCCTTTAGGAATTGCGGAAGTCATGACTTTGTGCTGCAGTGTTCATCCCACATGTTAAATGTCGTTTGCTAAGTGTGCATGCGGCATAAAACTTGATTTGGAGCACAGGGTAGTTTAGAGTATCCAAGTGTTCTTGGCTGGTTGCATTACTGTGTATTCCCAGTTTGACGAAGGAAGCCAACATTGTTCAAAATATGTGATAAATCAACTGTAGATCCTGGTGTCCAACACAGTTAAAACCAAGCTGGCCAATCTTTTTAGGGTGCCAAGAATATGCTTAATTCATTGTCACCCTCAAAACAGTGTTGTCATAGTTACATAGCTGTTTGCACACCGGGAGCGTAGTTGATAGACACTGGGCCTCGTGCCTGTACATTCTCTGGGTGGAGTTACAGCTCCTTGTTCTTAAACTTATAAAACCTTCTGCATCAACTTGCGCACCACAGCGGGACCTGTGTTTCCTCTGCGTATTCCTCCACTAGAGACATTTTTAACTGGGGTAGTTTCGGACTACTCAACGACTTGCCGTCGGTTGTGTTCAAGGAGCCGGGGCATGAAGGACGTGTGCGCGTGTGGTGCAGACCTGGGAGTTTGGGAGCTTCTGTTGTGACTCTCGTATCGGTCAGGAGCCCCTGTTCCTGGCGGCAACACCAGCGTTTGCAGGCAAAAAGAGGAGGTGGCAGTGAGGTTGCAGGAAAGGGAACCCAACTAGGCTCAGGAGCGAAAAGACTGGGAATTGCTGTGTAATCTTTTTTATATGATTATAATTTATATGTAATAACTATAATAATTACGGCCGTAATCTAAGTTTGGAATGCTTGTAGACAGTGGTCACCTTCCCTGTTTCTTCCAGTGGATGATTTCATTAATCAGTACCGTTACCTTGGCCTCATCTGTCGTCTTTTCACTTATTTAAGTAAGTGTCAAGTTAGTAGAATTAACCTAAGTCTCAGCATGTTCTTACTGTAGTTTTGAATTGCATTTCTGTGGTGTAATTTCTCATATGTGTTTTTCAGGTTTTGTGCATGTCTAGTTCATGGTAATCTATTTTGAGCGTTTGCAGTTGCATTTCCCTTTAGTTTGTAGAAAGCTTGTTTCTTTGATCTGCTGGTTGTTGACCTTCTGCTGGTGCCATTATACTGAGTTGTTAAAAAACGCACCCTATTTACTGACAATGAAGTGGTATCTCGGCAAGcataatttctgtttttattgtgAATAACTTCCCTAAATATTTTGGCAGTCTGCATGAGGACGTTGCTAAGTGGAGTTGACACGCTTTTCCTGTTTGGAGTTGGCTTGTTCTTGTACAGTATTCTAACATAATCATCATATCCTGACAAAATGTGGCATGAATGTGAAACTATGAGACAGAAATAATTTAGGTTACAGAAACTAGTAGTCTTCTCAACCATAGACTTCCAGTTGCTAAAGGACTGTACTGACATggtcctttttctcttcctaggAAAGTACTGCTTCTCACCACCCTCAAATATGTTTCATCCCAGGAATAACTGATTTGTTGTTTCAGTTTGCTGATTCAATTTGCTGTTTCAGTTGTAGTCTCTGAACAGATGTAATGGAGAAGTTATGTGTATTAAGCTGTATTGAagtatttttctgattttctaaaTGCTGTGGTGGTTTGAAATTACTGGAGAAGCATTGCaaaaatgtttaaagcaaaatTATACAGTGAAAATGCATAGTTCCTTTAATCTTCAGAATATTTGTACATCCAGGTATGATGTTCCTGGTATTTGTTACTGACTTTAACTGTGAGAAGATACAGGTAATGAACTGTTTCACTAAGTAGCATAAGATGACAAAAAGTCACAGGGGTTGAATCATGGTGCTATGCTTTGGTGAGTTCCTGTAAGTTCAGGAGATGGTGAGAAGGTTTTATAaccaaatatttctgtaaatgcaTCAAGTAGAGCTAATCTGAAAGGCATAATCTTCTCTCCTTTTAACTCCATCTGCAGCTTCTCCTAATCCTATGTGATCTAGCCTTTCCAGTGCTGCAGACAGGAAGCCAATTGGGAGTACTGTTATCAGATAAATTGATAGAAACTCCCTTTCCCGTTGTGAGGAGCATGCTTGGCTTTCCCTGGTGTGCCCTGGCTGCGCAGGGGGAGCTGCCCGGTGGCCTGGACAGTGATGGGGTGGTGTGAGAGAGGTTTCCTCCTCTCCTGCGTTGGAGGTGTGACATTGCCCTCGGCAGCAGGGAGGTGACGTGTGCTGATGAAGACAGCAGCCCGCTGGGCTCCTCCAACAGCGGCTCCTGAGAGGACAGCAGGACGAGGCACTGCCTCTGCCGCCGCTCCTTGTGGCTCCTCTTCGGAGGTGGCCTCTGCTCTCTGCTTGGTGTAGATGGACAGGATGCAGACAAGGAAAGGGAGTAATGATTTTGGCTTTGAGACAGGTTGGTCCTCCAAGCAACCAAAGGGGCTGTTGTGAGCGAGCAGAAGGACTGTCTGCAAGAGTCGCTGCCTGAGGAGCTCCCGTTAAGGTTGCGTGTGCTGTGAGTAGAAGTCATGCTTGCACCCTTCAGTGCCTCCTCATATAAAGAAGTTTTCATGTGAGCCATGCTAAACGACCACAAATCAGAGCTGTTGGAGCGCAGCCAGTAAGGGGTTATACAGGTACTGCTGTAGTATAAATGATTAAGTGTTGAAGGCTTTTTCTGGTTCACTTGTTCAAGTCCACTGATAATTGAATGAAATAAGTATGGCTCTGTTTGGCTTTCTAGCAGAAGCTTAAGAACAACTATCTCAGCATACAGAACTAAAAGGCGGAAGAGTAGTATGTTACAGTTGGTAGGAGAAATTATTTGGTGAAAGGGACCTTTTGAGTTGTACCACTAATTGGAAACTTTTATGATTTTTGATGCATCAGTAATTACAAGATTTTGCATTATTGTTCAGTCCTGTGTCCATACAAAGTTTTTTGGAAAAATGCTGCAGTATATCATTAAATTATTTGGTAATGTCTCCCCAGACTTATTGGTGTGGATTAAAGTACTGGACATGCTTCAGTGGGCCAAATCTGTCGTCATACTTCTGAAACAGCATTAGCATTTCAGTTGTGAGTGCTTCTGCAATAGTGGAAATGGCAAGCATCGAGTAAAATACAACTACTGTGTAAACTTTCAGGTTCTCGTTACATggtttggaaggaaggaagggaggctCTTTCAAGCTAATCTCACCAAGGGTAATTTTCAAGTTGTGGTACTCCTTCCGTGAGAAGGAATTCCTGCGAGTCATTCTGAATCGTTCTGCGAGCGTGATATGAGGGTTTTGAGGCTCCTGTTTAAATTTCACTTTAAAGATGAAAATTAGGTGCGAAAAAGTTGTTGTTttacacacacgtgtgcacataAACATGCCTGGGAGGGCACTCTGCCTTTCTACCAGAAAAATAGCATCTTTATATGGTAACTTAACTGtcatacagatttttcttttttctttttttgtaatgaaagCTTTGATATAACACAAACACCGTTTCACTTACTCTCCAATTCTTCCTATACCCTATATCAAAGTGGTCAGAATTGCAGTTTCTCTGACAGCAACACTTTTCATACTTTGCTACATTCATGTGTCTTTCAAATTAATGAATAATTATGACCATAACTCTAGGTTTGTGTTTTCTGTCTCCTATTGTATATCCTATTTAGGGGGCTGGGGAGAAGTGAGGCTGTAGCTTAGCATGCTTTTCTCTGCACTGCAGCTTAACTCTTGAGAAAACTAAATACGTGTTTACAAATTAGCACAAgtttacagaaattttaaatgcTGTACAAGTTAAACTTAGACTGTTGTTTGCATGCTGTCTCTATATGGGAAGATGTTAATAGATGTTGGTCAACGTTGAAGTGTGTACCTCACATTTTCAGTAAGAGATTACTTAATGCATGCAGAAAATGCTTTATATGGTATTGAACGTTGTAAATAATATGAAGAATTCATTTACTTCTAAAACATGTCTTGTTAGACTGTAAATTCTAGGGATGTTCTTTTTATAGACTTCTATTTTCTCCTTCCGTTGGCAATACCTGTTTCTTACTTGCATTCTTTCAAAAATGGTCTTTGCGGTGTGACGGTATATCCAGGGTAGAAGTTCATTACAATGAAGACCTCGGACCTGTGGCTCACCAAGTGAAGTCTTgcaagacacttttttttttttttttcttttttttttttttctttcctgcaaggcGTTTAGGCCCCTGCCAGTTGTTTGGTGCTTTATGAAAACCAACTGTCGCATAGTCTCTTCAAGCTTTTGAGAATCTGGTGGttttagcttctttttaaaatgcttcataaCTCTGTCAGTAACTAATCAGAGTGGGGTCTCCTCAGCTAGGGGAGCATTGCAGGACTTGGCTCTGTTTCAGCCAGAAGACAGAAATACGTCTGCTGCTGCAAATACTTTATTTGATCCCCTGCCAATCACCTACTTGAGTTTATAGGACTTCGTCTTCATTCTTATTCCTTTAGCTCTGCTAGAAGTTCGTTTCTTACATTTGTATTCTACCTGAGCTCTAAACGGTGAATAAATGTAACTTTTCTAGGCTGCAAAGGATCTTTCATGCACAGCTTTCTGGGTGGCTTCTGAGCTCTTCCAGCTAAACTGCCATGTTCATCTATAGAAGCTCAGGAATAATGCGCTTCAAAGTCATGTATTTGTCTTAATGTGTCTTGCTATTACTGTGTCCCAGTCCTTCTCATCAGCTTAATATTGCAATGCAGAGAATGGGGATTAGCCTGCTGTCCCGCGTTCTGAAGAATGTGCACTCTGATAGAAGTTCCCCGTTAGAAAGGTCTGCCAAAGAACTGAAACTGCCATTCTTCATTTGTCCTTCAATGCCTCttattccctctccttttttagCTCCTTCACAAAAACTATAGCTTaatgaatttttgtttttccttttaagggCAGGGTATGTTAAAAATAAGCAATTACGTTTTGCAGACACTTGTCGTTGGCTGTGTTTGTTCTAATAACATTGGAACGTGGAAGCTGAAGCCCTGGGTTGCAAGGGTCCAGGTGAGAGAATAGCTTAGAAATAAGGGTGTTCTGACACAGTGCCTGTTTCTAAGAAGATGGAACTGAAGAGTAAGTGAAAGTGGAGTTGCAGCTGAACATTAAGTTTATCCCTGTTCCTGGTGAATAGCATATGCGTTTTTTCAAGACCATTTTGGACCTGGCTAGACAGAAcgggtggaagggcagaaggtgGAGGATGTCTGTATCCTATTATGAATTGGAGGAAattgctgtctgtaggctgaatGCTGGTGGGCTCAGAGTATCCTGCTGGCAGTCTGGTTAGCATTGTAGGATACTGAACAAAAAGTGGTGAATTGTCAGTTTTTGCCGTTTAAAATAACTACTAAGGATCACAAgaagttctttaaaaatatgctgtgaGTTTTCTATTGGCTTTCTTAAATTAACTGGaaactttctgctttctttcaggagcattttttctctgaaaactttGCTGCTAAAaagctccaaacaggagaagtaAATCCAGTCAGCTTGTCAAGTCACTGGCTCAGTGTAGAAGTGCTTTCATGAGGTAACGTTGGGCCAAAGtcaacttttctttctcctttgtaaaTCTGCAGCCAAGCAATGGGCCAGAAAATCTCAGGGAGCATAAAGTCTGTGGATGTGAGGGAGCCCCCTTACAGGCCTGTTAAACGAGAGCTGAGAGGCCCGGATTTTTGCAAGCCTGCACGACTGGACATGTTATTGGATATGCCCCCTGCCAAGCTGGAGGTCCAATATAAACACGCATGGAACAACGAAGATCggtctttaaatatatttgtaaaggAAGATGATAAACTGACTTTTCACAGACATCCGGTTGCCCAAAGCACAGATTGCATCCGGGGCAAAGTTGGCTACACGAGAGGCCTGCACGTCTGGCAAATTCACTGGCCCACAAGGCAGCGAGGAACTCACGCCGTGGTGGGTGTCTCGACAGCCGAAGCTCCGTTACATTCTGTAGGATACACGTCGTTGGTTGGTAGCAATAGTGAATCATGGGGCTGGGATCTGGGACGCAACAAACTTTATCACAATTGTAAAAACCAACCTGGGGTCACGTATCCTGTCTTTTTGGAACCGGACGAGTCTTTTGTACTCCCAGACTCCTTACTGGTGGTTTTGGATATGGATGAAGGGACGCTTAGCTTCATGGTGGATGGACAGTATCTTGGAGTGGCCTTCAGGGgactaaaagggaaaaaactttACCCCATAGTCAGTGCAGTTTGGGGGCACTGTGAAATTACAATGAGATACATCAATGGACTTGACCGTAAGTTTTACCAAATTTTTTTGATTATgctatctttccattttttttcatgttggatttttttttcccttcctgttgtGAAGTAAGTGTGCTAGGGGGGGTCGGTCCACTGTGGGTAACTTGTATCCCCGTAGTTACTGCCCACAACTAAACTCTATGCATTCTGTCTCATCGTGGTGGTATGGATtgtatcaaaatattttctgttctgagaattttctgttttggcaagcaGAGTGGCAAGAAATCTGTATCCAAAGAAAGTAAACaggctgagggggaaaaaaatcttgagaAACTTCCTGGATGTATTTAACAGCAAAACTCTTGTTTACTTGAGGATGTTTTAAATCTGTGGTTTTCAACCTTCTTTGATTTGTGGATGTTATAAAAATTTCCCGTAGTAGTGGAACTCTAACATGGTGTGTGTAAGCATACTTGAATTCAGGCCAGGAGGCTTTCTTTCCACAGTTATCTTTCCAGGACCCTTAGAAGCAGCTGCGGATCCCTAAGAATCTGGGATCTCAGGTTCCCGCATTTTCTATTCCTCAGACCAGCTTGGAGCCAGCAGACCCACTTTGCTTTATCACAGAACCAAGAACAGCCGAACCCTGTTAGTCCTGCATGAATTCAGGCGTCTTTGCAAATATATTTCCAGAGCTGCGTGCGTGCCACATGGTTTAGCAGAGAGATGGTTCAGTAGCTCTGAACAGTCCCATTGGGTCTGCTACTTGCAGCTATGCTGAACTTCAGATAACATTATGTGCAAGCATGAACTCTGCATCTGTTTCCCAATACACAGTTCCAAAGAAGTAAATAGGTTTGAATAGAGAGCTTGACCTAAACTGGACTCCTATAGGCAAGCTGGGGAGCCAGGTATGGAGATGGACCAGGAGCTCTGCAAGAGTCAGCTACTGTCCAGAAGGGGAGAGATTTAATGGGCCTGTCCGGGCCTAatttttcctcttgcaaagacCCTGGAGTGCTTCCAGTTTGTAATTCCCAGGGCATCTTTATCCAAGAGCTCTCATTAGTCCAGCTGAGAGTTAATTGTCCTGATGGCTGGCACAGGTAGGCTACCCAGATACGATGGAGCTGAGAGATTAAGAAAgatgcagctgctccctggggcctCCTTTCTCTCCCAACTGTGAATTATGGTGTAGAAGGCTGAGCCAGGTGATAAGAGGAACTTTGTTCTTGCTTAATACGGTATCAACTGAGCTACTGAATGAACCGCGCATGTGAACATTTTAACCAAAATAAGTGGCTGAATGaaatttttcttggttttgggCTTTATGAATGGAATTCAGTCTtctaaagagaaaataatcttAATAGCAAGTGAACAATACCTCTGCCTTTCAAttagttgtttttaaaaaccCCTTTAGGtttgctatttttttcaattataaTGGGAtggcctatttttttttccatcaaagtTAATTCTCTGCTCATTAACCATGCCTCTGACATACTAGCCAGTGTAAAACCATAATTAAGCATTTGACCTTGTTTATCAGAAGGTAATCTTAAACATCTGTAATAGGCACTGGGGGCAAACTTTATCCACAGCATCCTTGCAAGGTTGTTACAGCCAAATGTTAAATGGCAGCCTCTTGAGTAGCCAAGGAACAAAGCTCTTCTGGACACTTAGACACTGCAAAGATTTGTGTGCTGACGGTTGGCTACAGCTGCCTTTTTGGGGGGTGGCGTGAGGGAGCTGCTTGTGGAAGCAAAACGGATCTGCGTGGAAGCAATTTTCTTCGTACTGGGAGTACCTGCCGAGCGAAGCAGGGCACGGCTCGGCTGTCCGCCTGCGCTCCTCTCGTGCTCTTCGCTGGGCTGCTCCAGGGAGTGCTAGAAAGGTTAAAACAAAAAGGATGTGAATGAGTTTGATAGAAAATATGCAATAAAAGGAGATAAGTAGAGAAGGATAGCTGGTAGCTGCGGTCTGTGGCATGGCGAGGGAGAGAGATTCTTTTCCAGTTTCttggttgggggggaggggggtagATTTTGTTGAAAAAGCCAGGGCTGCTTCCTAGGCTATCCCTGAGGAAGGCAGGATAGTTATTTCTAAGTGTTTATCCACAGCTAAGAGTAAACTTATAAACTAAACTTCTGTATAGGCCTAGGCTAGTCTCCTCATGTGAAGAGGAAGTTTAAACCCACTTTGCTGCGAGGCAGTTTGGCAGCCTGGGCTCACGTCATTTGTTACTGCGTGTTTGCTGATCCATTGCCGTCCTGCAACAAAACCAGCAGTCAGAAGCCAAGGTAGCTCGTCTGTCTGGTGCTCTAAAGCAAACACCTTGTCTTCTCTGCTGGAAACACTTGTATCTGGGTGGAACAGCGTGCAGGATTGGTCGTGGGACTCTGTTCACCCTCATAGCACTTAATCTTGCATGTTTTTATAATTGTTTGTCCTtgtgaaaaaatcaaaatagaccTTGAGGCAGTGATATGTACCTGTTGCACTCACAAACTTAAAGGCATTTAAGTGTACTTAGATATGTGGTGTTGTTTGTTTGAAACCTTATGAATTCTCTTCCCCCGCCCCCGGAAGCATCTCGTACTGCTGACTGCAGCTTTTGGGCAGTAAGCTTAGCTGTTCTCGAAATTGTGCTGTCAAACAGTGAGTTGTAACTTTGCTATTTAATGATTGATTTTGGCTGCTCTGAATGCACATCGCGGCTTGTGCTGGCTGTTTATGCGCTGTCTTACAGAGTAAATGGAGGCCTTGACTGCGGGGGTTTCTAGTGTTTGCAATACTTGCTGTTTAAATAGAAGACCTGAATATTTAAAGGCCTGTGTATTTCAGTTGCCTAGTGAAGAGCGAAAGTGCTCGCAAGAACAGAAAAGTGAAAGGATCACTCGATGGGCTCGTGCAGCTGCAATGAACTTGCACTTCTGCCGTCGAGGTACAGCTCTGCCGTGGAAGTGCATTCACTACCGCTGAGGTGCACGTGTCGGGGAAGGACGAGGCTGCGGGTCTGTTCCAAGACCCTCTCCCCTCCGGGTGTCGCTCCTAGAGTAACAGGGCTAAAATGTAGTTCTTCCAGCTGTAGCTGATACCTgctaaaaatgatgaaaaaagccCTTTTTCTCTCCTGCAACAGTGGGAAACTGCTCTATTAGCTCACTTCTGGAGAGCATCAGCTTTCATCAGCACTTTGAGCTGCTGGTAGAGGGAATACGTAGGGAGACAAGGAGACTGGGTAGACGAAGCATCTCTTCGGGGATGCTGGAAAAGGCGGGTGGTTGGCAGCTCCCCGTGGTGTTTGGGGGGCGCCCAttgctccccctgccccgctgcTTGCGGCGGTGCCGAGACCACGCGGAGTCGGAGAGCTGCAAGGAGCCGCCCTGGCTGCGTCCCGCTGCAGCGGCAACGTCCCTCGCAGCCCCGGCGCTGGCAGCAGAGGCTGCCGGTACCCGTCCCGGTCTGCACAAGTCTGGAGTACAAAATGCTGGTTTATACATAGCGCGTAATTTCGGAGGTGTAAACAAGTGTATTCTGATGGATGACTCTGGTAAATAGAAAACAGTATCTGACATGTTTCTCAGAACAAATGGTCagaggtttaaaaatattttacctaaAGTATTTGTAATGGCTCTGAATTGTctgtacttatttatttatttattttagaagcatAGCTGTGAAAAGTCCTGGACAGAATAATGTAGCTGGATATCAAATGGTCTCTAGAGACTTGGTGAGGAATTCCACATTTGTTTTCCAAACTATTTGCAAGTGTTGGATACAAGAAGGAAACTGGGAGGTGAGCAATGTAACTGGTGtgggtttgttcttttttccgTCAAAGAAGATGATATAAAAGAAAGTGCACTCACTTTAGAGATCTTCGATTTGACCTTTAGCAATGCCATGTACTACTTACCCTGATTTTCTTGGAAATTTTAGAGGCAGCTTCACTGTTTGTTGGCTGGCAAGAAATGTTAGTACCTTCTGAATGGTATATTTAACaactagaaaaatatatttgtattatgTGTAATCACTTCTATAGTTACTTAAATGGGTatcaaatattattttcctttattttgacAGTCCATGCTCCATGTAGTAGAAACTGTCTTTTGTAACAAGCCTGGCTGAACTAAAGAAAGCGCATGTCAGTTGTTTGACTTGGAGTGGACACCTGAAAGTCTCTTGTTTAAACTTTTAACATACCTATTTCTGTATAGAAACATATTTCTTAACAAGTGCTGGGGTCTTACTGTTTTGGGTGAGGTGTCTGAGCCTGAAGTAAATTTGGGGAATGGATCGGTGTTGTCAGATCTTAGCTTTCCCAAGTGTGCTGAACCACATGTGTGTAGGATTATATCCAGGCAGTTGAAGTAACTGCTTTGCTGTTAAAATGGTGATGTGTTTCctgttgcaggaaaaaataaaaactttgagggttttttttttctccctatggGCAATTTTCAAGAGCACTAACTCCCAAAtcctatttctgtcttttttaaagtTCAAGCTGGGAGTTGCATTTGACATGAAATGATAGTTTCTGAAAAGTCTGTTTGACCCATTTGAATTGCTCATGGGTTCAAGCAATATGTATGGTTTAAAAGAACAACTTTGAAAGTTCTGATTTAAAGTCTTCCAAAACTTCACAAACTACTCTGAGAAAAACAGTGTATAAAAATGTATGCTGCAGATCATGGCTGATAAATTAGTACTTGTTCATTTAACCAAAATGGTGGGAAGAAGACGCAAGTGCTGCGGTGGAAGACTTGCTCGTTGAGTAAATGGAGTGCAGTGTCGTCTTCTCATCCTTAAACATACCTGACAATTGAATAATCAGCATTTTGAGTTTCAGAAGTGTGTTATGAGTCCAGTTGTGCCCTGTTTTGAAGCAGTATTGAAGAAAAATTGAGACATTGTGCATTATGGATAACACTAGTAACATGGCCCACAGCTGCAGGATGTGGTAATACAACTTACAGCTACCAAGTTGGGAATTTAACGGCTTCCCGGGCTGAGAACACACAGCAAGGGCTGCAGAGATATTGTGCAGTGGTAACTGGGTACTAGCACAGAAATGATTGAAATAAACTCTGTTCCCTGTAACTGAGTGCTAGCAGGATTATTTCTTGAGGAAATTCTGATTTTTGTGTACTGTTTCATGTGCATAAGTCAGCACAGGGGCACTCTGACTAATGCCGTGAAGAAACATCTGTAGATGTGCGTCAGC carries:
- the SPSB4 gene encoding SPRY domain-containing SOCS box protein 4, with the translated sequence MGQKISGSIKSVDVREPPYRPVKRELRGPDFCKPARLDMLLDMPPAKLEVQYKHAWNNEDRSLNIFVKEDDKLTFHRHPVAQSTDCIRGKVGYTRGLHVWQIHWPTRQRGTHAVVGVSTAEAPLHSVGYTSLVGSNSESWGWDLGRNKLYHNCKNQPGVTYPVFLEPDESFVLPDSLLVVLDMDEGTLSFMVDGQYLGVAFRGLKGKKLYPIVSAVWGHCEITMRYINGLDPEPLPLMDLCRRSIRFALGRDRLHDIEILPLPLSLKNYLQYQ